In one window of Methanoculleus chikugoensis DNA:
- the cca gene encoding CCA tRNA nucleotidyltransferase, translating to MTRCPCEEEVLERIRPTPEERTYIRAMGERLIEAVERSGKAKAMMVGSVARDTFVRGDRDLDIFMLFDPALSREELQEQGLALAHRIAEEFGATWREKYAEHPYVNATIDSLDIDLVPCYAVASATEIKSAVDRTPFHTRYILAHIDDYADDVLLAKQFAKAGGVYGSDHMTEGFSGYLCEILTIRYGGFHPLLEAAACWRPGEVIDIEEHGTKEFEDPLVVIDPVDPERNVAAALSLSRMFEFAELARGYLAGPSEAFFCRSPSPPLTREVFARLLSLRGTHLFSITFATPDYTPDTVVPQLRKSAESIRELLERSGFPANRIDVCMGKERCMLVFELMAAEAPAMRRHIGPPLSSRENAEKFLAKYVGEEVFAGPYVEDGRYVVEVARPFTRAGDLLRSKTLFEVALGKHVYRSMKQGWTVKAGAECWDEEFSGFLSEFLERSSPLARIKRMTGR from the coding sequence GTGACCCGGTGCCCCTGCGAGGAGGAGGTGCTTGAGCGGATCCGCCCCACGCCCGAAGAGCGGACCTATATCCGTGCAATGGGAGAGCGGCTGATCGAGGCGGTGGAGCGTTCGGGGAAGGCGAAGGCGATGATGGTCGGTTCGGTCGCCCGCGATACCTTCGTCCGGGGCGACCGGGATCTCGATATATTCATGCTCTTCGACCCCGCCCTCTCCCGGGAGGAACTGCAGGAGCAGGGGCTCGCCCTCGCGCACCGGATCGCGGAGGAGTTCGGCGCGACCTGGCGGGAGAAGTACGCGGAGCACCCCTACGTCAACGCGACGATCGACTCGCTCGATATCGATCTCGTCCCCTGCTACGCCGTTGCGAGCGCCACCGAGATCAAGAGCGCCGTGGACCGGACACCGTTTCACACCCGCTACATCCTCGCGCACATAGACGACTACGCCGACGACGTCCTCCTTGCGAAGCAGTTCGCGAAGGCAGGCGGGGTCTACGGCTCGGACCATATGACCGAGGGGTTTTCCGGCTACCTCTGCGAGATCCTGACGATCCGTTACGGGGGGTTCCACCCGCTTCTCGAGGCCGCCGCCTGCTGGAGGCCCGGGGAGGTGATCGATATCGAGGAGCACGGGACGAAGGAGTTCGAGGACCCGCTCGTCGTCATCGATCCGGTCGATCCGGAGCGGAACGTGGCGGCGGCGCTCTCGCTCTCGCGGATGTTCGAGTTCGCGGAGCTCGCCCGCGGCTACCTCGCCGGGCCGTCGGAGGCGTTCTTCTGCCGGTCGCCGTCGCCGCCGCTCACCCGGGAGGTCTTCGCCCGTCTCCTCTCTCTGCGGGGGACGCACCTCTTCTCCATCACGTTTGCAACGCCGGACTACACCCCCGACACGGTGGTCCCCCAGCTCCGCAAGTCCGCCGAGTCGATCCGGGAACTCCTGGAGCGAAGCGGGTTTCCGGCCAACCGCATCGATGTCTGCATGGGAAAAGAGCGGTGCATGCTCGTCTTCGAGCTGATGGCTGCGGAGGCCCCGGCGATGCGCCGGCACATCGGCCCGCCGCTCTCGTCGCGGGAGAACGCGGAGAAGTTTCTCGCGAAGTACGTCGGTGAGGAAGTCTTCGCCGGCCCCTACGTCGAGGACGGCCGCTACGTCGTGGAGGTCGCCCGCCCGTTCACCCGGGCCGGCGACCTTCTCCGGTCGAAGACCCTCTTTGAGGTCGCGCTCGGCAAGCATGTCTACCGCTCGATGAAGCAGGGCTGGACAGTGAAGGCCGGTGCCGAGTGCTGGGACGAGGAGTTTTCCGGGTTCCTCTCGGAGTTCCTGGAGCGATCGTCGCCGCTTGCGAGGATCAAGAGGATGACGGGAAGGTAG